The Lysobacter sp. genome includes a window with the following:
- a CDS encoding DUF1003 domain-containing protein: MSNHDLSGLSDRWLGKAWEHATAAERAVLTQIHRREHIVRPPKSTDDDDRTFGERVADGVARLGGSWTFIGMFMVFLGVWVTTNVWLLRAHPFDPYPFIFLNLLLSMLAALQAPVIMMSQNRHAERDREAAEHDYQVNLKAELEIMALHDKLDQLRVEQLEKILEAQSRQIALLQQLIETR, translated from the coding sequence ATGAGCAACCACGACCTTTCCGGTCTTTCCGATCGCTGGCTGGGCAAAGCCTGGGAACACGCCACCGCCGCCGAACGCGCGGTGCTCACCCAGATCCATCGCCGCGAACACATCGTCCGCCCGCCGAAGAGTACCGACGACGACGACCGCACCTTCGGCGAACGCGTCGCCGATGGCGTGGCGAGGCTTGGCGGCTCATGGACGTTCATCGGCATGTTCATGGTCTTTCTCGGCGTGTGGGTGACGACCAACGTCTGGCTGCTGCGCGCGCATCCTTTCGATCCCTACCCTTTCATCTTCCTCAATCTGCTGCTGTCGATGCTGGCCGCGCTGCAGGCGCCGGTGATCATGATGAGCCAGAACCGGCACGCGGAGCGCGACCGCGAAGCCGCCGAGCACGATTACCAGGTCAATCTCAAGGCGGAGCTGGAGATCATGGCGCTGCACGACAAGCTCGACCAGCTGCGCGTGGAGCAGTTGGAGAAGATCCTCGAAGCGCAGTCGCGGCAGATCGCGCTGTTGCAGCAGCTGATCGAAACGCGTTGA